In the genome of Streptomyces sp. NBC_00190, one region contains:
- a CDS encoding branched-chain amino acid ABC transporter substrate-binding protein — translation MPRLEWPLHVVRRVALATAAAVALIAALWVGVGWLQERQARCADGVVEQGPDDECVGVTDGSYVFAPHLDAVSKKIEEENRRVLANADKEPYVSVAYFTSFTSTAEDSNSAEGVRHELQGAYLAQYRHNQGDLAATPKIRLLIANPGSRSTQWKHTVDELIARKDSPDRLVAVTGLGPSTNENLAAIKLLSEHGIAMVGATMTATNIQGINGFVRIAPTNEDEAYAAAGYLKRRGVATGVVIQDVAEGNLYASTLGTAFTKAFQEGDKHRLVAERMTYDSSVSSAWQNELRYMPGQLCQQRPQLVYFAGRGQHLTHFLDALSNRSCTDQEFTVFAGDDTTNLSAEQLAHAAETGIEVLYTGLSHPDMYRSAPQAVSAPSAKNFQPGGLLDRWFPHDTREDGGALMGHDAVLAAAHGIQMAARWQGQVVGDAVARMFHQMDGTQQVAGASGFISFQNNGNPRNKAVPILRLNGKGQVEFVEVSAAEGKPPQEQ, via the coding sequence GTGCCCAGACTCGAATGGCCCCTGCACGTCGTACGCCGCGTCGCCCTCGCCACCGCCGCCGCCGTCGCCCTCATCGCGGCGCTGTGGGTGGGCGTCGGCTGGTTACAGGAACGCCAGGCCAGATGCGCCGACGGGGTCGTCGAGCAGGGCCCGGACGACGAGTGCGTCGGAGTGACCGACGGCTCCTACGTCTTCGCACCGCACCTCGACGCCGTCAGCAAGAAGATCGAGGAGGAGAACCGCCGGGTCCTCGCCAACGCGGACAAGGAACCGTACGTCAGCGTCGCCTACTTCACCTCCTTCACCAGCACCGCCGAGGACAGCAACTCCGCCGAGGGCGTCCGCCACGAACTCCAGGGCGCCTACCTCGCCCAGTACCGGCACAACCAGGGCGACCTCGCCGCCACCCCCAAGATCCGCCTGCTGATAGCCAACCCGGGCAGCAGGTCGACGCAGTGGAAGCACACCGTCGACGAGCTGATCGCCCGCAAGGACTCCCCGGACCGGCTCGTCGCGGTGACCGGCCTCGGCCCCAGCACCAACGAGAACCTCGCGGCCATAAAGCTCCTCTCCGAACACGGCATCGCCATGGTCGGCGCCACCATGACCGCCACCAACATCCAGGGCATCAACGGCTTCGTCCGGATCGCGCCCACCAACGAGGACGAGGCGTACGCGGCCGCCGGCTACCTCAAACGGCGCGGCGTCGCCACCGGCGTCGTCATCCAGGACGTGGCGGAGGGGAACCTCTACGCCTCCACCCTCGGCACCGCTTTCACCAAGGCCTTCCAGGAAGGCGACAAGCACCGGCTCGTCGCCGAGCGCATGACCTACGACTCCTCCGTCAGCAGCGCCTGGCAGAACGAACTGCGCTACATGCCCGGTCAGTTGTGCCAGCAGCGCCCGCAGCTCGTGTACTTCGCGGGCCGCGGACAGCACCTCACCCACTTCCTCGACGCGCTCTCCAACCGCAGCTGCACCGACCAGGAGTTCACCGTGTTCGCCGGGGACGACACGACCAACCTGAGCGCCGAGCAGCTCGCCCACGCCGCCGAGACGGGCATCGAGGTGCTCTATACCGGCCTCTCCCACCCCGACATGTACCGCTCGGCGCCGCAGGCGGTGTCCGCGCCGTCCGCGAAGAACTTCCAGCCGGGCGGGCTGCTGGACCGGTGGTTCCCGCACGACACCCGTGAGGACGGCGGGGCCCTGATGGGCCATGACGCGGTCCTCGCCGCGGCCCACGGCATCCAGATGGCCGCCCGCTGGCAGGGGCAGGTCGTCGGCGACGCGGTGGCCCGGATGTTCCACCAGATGGACGGCACCCAGCAGGTGGCCGGGGCCAGCGGGTTCATCTCCTTCCAGAACAACGGCAATCCGCGCAACAAGGCCGTGCCGATCCTGCGCCTCAACGGCAAGGGCCAGGTCGAGTTCGTCGAGGTGTCCGCGGCGGAGGGCAAGCCGCCGCAGGAACAGTGA
- a CDS encoding papain-like cysteine protease family protein: MHKRRASRRKKALIAAITAALSGGLLFGFGALAQAGAVNGTVIGGQGNYKTVNHRAKPSLSAQVNGSSKVGDKIQMSCRTTGDTVENNPRWIFTGSYYIADAFINENTTPLPVCGSNPNPNPKPPTPTTAKTLKIDMQKQVRTQWCWDASGVTIAKHWGRSVSQEQFCQLAAQGTWVDCNNQPATLEDMANGLARLGLRDSGRSLYRNASFNESVTEIAAGRPFAVRIGWRTGGGHMNVIYGYDSTTNMIAVGDPWQTTQTYTWWNHATYVNNNSFQWTHSRIGIQG; the protein is encoded by the coding sequence ATGCACAAACGTCGCGCGTCCCGCCGCAAGAAAGCGCTGATAGCCGCGATCACCGCCGCGCTCTCCGGCGGTCTGCTGTTCGGCTTCGGTGCCCTCGCTCAGGCCGGTGCGGTCAACGGCACGGTCATCGGCGGGCAGGGCAACTACAAGACCGTCAACCACCGGGCCAAGCCGTCCCTCTCGGCCCAGGTGAACGGTTCCTCGAAGGTGGGCGACAAGATCCAGATGTCCTGCCGGACCACCGGGGACACGGTGGAGAACAATCCGCGGTGGATCTTCACCGGCTCGTACTACATCGCCGACGCCTTCATCAACGAGAACACCACCCCCCTGCCGGTCTGCGGGTCCAACCCGAACCCGAACCCGAAACCGCCCACCCCCACGACGGCGAAGACGCTCAAGATCGACATGCAGAAGCAGGTCAGGACCCAGTGGTGCTGGGACGCCTCCGGCGTGACCATCGCCAAACACTGGGGCCGCTCCGTCAGCCAGGAGCAGTTCTGTCAACTCGCCGCCCAGGGGACCTGGGTGGACTGCAACAACCAGCCCGCGACGCTGGAAGACATGGCCAACGGCCTGGCCAGGCTGGGGCTGAGGGACAGCGGCCGCAGCCTGTACCGCAACGCATCGTTCAACGAGTCCGTCACCGAGATCGCCGCAGGCCGGCCGTTCGCCGTCCGGATCGGATGGCGCACCGGCGGCGGTCACATGAACGTCATCTACGGCTACGACAGCACCACCAACATGATCGCGGTCGGCGACCCGTGGCAGACCACCCAGACCTACACCTGGTGGAACCACGCCACTTACGTGAACAACAACTCGTTCCAGTGGACCCACTCCCGCATCGGGATCCAGGGCTGA
- a CDS encoding aldehyde dehydrogenase family protein, whose amino-acid sequence MLNVVCGDRDTGRALTAHPAVALIAVTGSVRAGREIAAAAAAGLKRVHLELGGNAPVIVHEDVDVEPTAAALAEVAYYNAGQDCTAPTRLLVHRRIHDVFLAAFAAAAGRPRTGTDFGPLDNAAQLTSVQALLDRLPAHAEIVTGGGRPAGPGFFHEPTVVAGVRQDDEIVREEIFGPVATVQPFADEAEALHLANGVRFGLAASVWTTDHDRAMRATRALHTGIVWVNTHGTTVSEMPHGGVKHSGYGSDLSLSGLLDYTQAKHVML is encoded by the coding sequence GTGCTCAACGTCGTCTGCGGCGACCGCGACACCGGCCGGGCCCTCACCGCCCACCCGGCGGTCGCCCTGATCGCCGTCACCGGCAGCGTCCGCGCCGGCCGGGAGATCGCGGCGGCCGCCGCGGCCGGCCTCAAACGGGTCCACCTGGAACTCGGCGGCAACGCCCCCGTCATCGTCCACGAGGACGTGGACGTCGAGCCCACCGCCGCCGCCCTCGCCGAGGTCGCCTACTACAACGCGGGCCAGGACTGCACCGCGCCCACCCGGCTCCTGGTCCACCGCCGGATCCACGACGTGTTCCTCGCGGCCTTCGCCGCCGCGGCGGGCAGGCCCCGCACCGGCACCGACTTCGGTCCGCTCGACAATGCGGCCCAACTCACCTCGGTGCAGGCCCTGCTGGACCGCCTGCCGGCCCACGCCGAGATCGTCACCGGCGGAGGGCGGCCCGCGGGCCCCGGCTTCTTCCACGAGCCCACCGTGGTCGCCGGTGTCCGCCAGGACGACGAGATCGTGCGGGAGGAGATCTTCGGACCGGTCGCGACCGTCCAGCCCTTCGCCGACGAGGCAGAAGCCCTGCACCTCGCCAACGGAGTGCGCTTCGGCCTGGCCGCGAGTGTGTGGACCACCGACCACGACCGCGCGATGCGCGCCACCCGCGCCCTCCACACCGGCATCGTCTGGGTGAACACCCACGGCACCACGGTCTCCGAGATGCCCCACGGCGGAGTCAAGCACTCCGGCTACGGCAGCGACCTCTCCCTGTCCGGCCTCCTGGACTACACCCAGGCCAAGCACGTCATGCTGTGA
- a CDS encoding HAMP domain-containing sensor histidine kinase, with the protein MRRSLAGVALAVTSMVALSFLIPLAALVMSLVKEQSVTAAEQRAAALAPVLTLTTDPSALRESAASLDAAEYLAVHLPDAPVLGSSRAPAALLERAQKGRESISQQIPTGWICLQPVVLPGDRVAVIENFVPERELTRGVKASWAVMLLLAVGLIGGSVLVADRLGAKVVRSSKRLAHASHALGEGNLDARVDPMGPKELRDAGLAFNAMAHRMTELLAVEREMVADLSHRLRTPLTALHLASERMAGSPESARVEAAVGELEAELQAIIAAARTPLAVGPMGQGMLGTEAGTGHPATTAGPSGPRCEAADVVRRRTAFWAVLAEQQDRPCSLDITQEPASVSLSDDDIAAVVDALIGNVFRHTPPGTALGVSVVRTAQAVELVVEDAGPGIPEPDRALSRGSSTGSSGLGLDIARRAASVTGGSMHIARGPLGGARITVIFALAPSQLSGRRQRTSRRRTGWPRGRWTRPSG; encoded by the coding sequence GTGAGACGTTCACTGGCCGGAGTGGCGCTCGCCGTGACGTCCATGGTCGCGCTTTCCTTCCTCATACCGCTGGCCGCCCTGGTGATGTCGCTGGTCAAGGAGCAGAGCGTCACCGCGGCCGAGCAGCGGGCCGCCGCCCTGGCCCCCGTACTGACCCTGACCACGGACCCGTCCGCCCTGCGGGAATCGGCCGCAAGCCTGGACGCGGCCGAGTATCTGGCCGTCCACCTGCCGGACGCCCCTGTCCTCGGCAGCTCGCGGGCCCCCGCGGCGCTGCTCGAACGGGCCCAGAAGGGGCGCGAGTCCATCTCCCAGCAGATTCCCACCGGCTGGATATGCCTGCAGCCGGTGGTGCTGCCCGGCGACCGGGTCGCCGTCATCGAGAACTTCGTCCCCGAGCGGGAGCTGACCCGCGGGGTCAAGGCCTCCTGGGCGGTCATGCTCCTCCTCGCCGTGGGGCTGATCGGCGGTTCCGTGCTGGTCGCCGACCGCCTCGGCGCGAAGGTCGTCAGGTCCTCCAAGAGACTCGCCCACGCTTCCCACGCCCTGGGCGAAGGCAATCTGGACGCCCGTGTGGATCCCATGGGACCCAAGGAACTGCGCGACGCGGGGCTGGCCTTCAACGCGATGGCCCACCGGATGACCGAGCTCCTCGCCGTCGAACGCGAAATGGTCGCCGACCTGTCCCACCGGCTGCGCACCCCGCTGACCGCCCTGCACCTGGCATCGGAACGCATGGCGGGCTCACCGGAGTCGGCCAGGGTCGAGGCCGCGGTGGGCGAACTGGAGGCGGAACTCCAAGCCATCATCGCCGCGGCGCGCACCCCGCTCGCCGTGGGTCCGATGGGCCAGGGCATGCTCGGCACGGAAGCGGGCACGGGCCACCCCGCCACGACGGCGGGCCCGTCCGGACCGCGCTGCGAGGCTGCAGACGTCGTCCGCCGCCGGACCGCCTTCTGGGCGGTCCTGGCGGAGCAGCAGGACCGGCCCTGCTCCCTCGACATCACTCAGGAACCCGCGTCCGTCAGCCTTTCCGACGACGACATCGCCGCCGTGGTGGACGCGCTCATCGGCAACGTCTTCCGGCACACCCCACCCGGTACCGCGCTCGGCGTCAGCGTCGTCCGCACCGCCCAGGCCGTGGAACTGGTCGTGGAGGACGCCGGTCCGGGCATCCCGGAGCCGGACCGGGCCCTCTCCCGCGGGAGCAGCACCGGCTCGTCGGGGCTCGGCCTCGACATCGCCCGCAGGGCCGCGTCCGTCACCGGCGGTTCGATGCACATCGCGCGCGGCCCGCTCGGAGGCGCGCGCATCACCGTGATCTTCGCACTCGCTCCGTCCCAGCTCTCCGGGCGCAGGCAGCGGACCTCCCGACGGCGTACGGGATGGCCGCGCGGCCGGTGGACCCGTCCGTCGGGGTGA
- a CDS encoding response regulator transcription factor → MPSVLVVEDDPSIRQSLIEVLAEHGYAVRSVGDGFGALREVTQMPVDAVVLDLGLPDLDGGDALRMIRGISSVPVLVATARDDETEIIKLLNAGADDYLVKPFSGGQLIARLSAVLRRTSHRPAAHAAHAAQGQGPAPAADPLRATTVGELAVDPGARTASLAGRELRLTRREFDLLAFLAHHTGQVVSKRRLLTEVWREPYVDDQTVDVHLSSLRRKLGERAAAPRYLLTVRGVGIKLVAPR, encoded by the coding sequence ATGCCCAGCGTCCTGGTCGTGGAAGACGACCCCAGCATCCGCCAGTCACTGATCGAGGTCCTGGCGGAGCACGGGTATGCCGTACGCAGCGTGGGTGACGGGTTCGGCGCCCTGCGCGAGGTCACCCAGATGCCCGTCGACGCGGTGGTTCTCGACCTGGGGCTGCCCGATCTGGACGGAGGAGACGCACTGCGCATGATCCGGGGCATTTCCTCCGTTCCCGTACTGGTGGCCACCGCCCGCGACGACGAGACGGAAATCATCAAGCTCCTCAACGCGGGCGCCGACGACTACCTGGTCAAGCCCTTCTCCGGAGGACAGCTCATCGCACGCCTCTCCGCCGTCCTGAGGCGCACCAGCCACCGTCCCGCCGCCCACGCCGCGCATGCCGCCCAGGGTCAGGGGCCGGCGCCGGCTGCCGATCCACTGCGCGCCACCACCGTGGGCGAGCTGGCGGTGGACCCCGGCGCGCGCACCGCGTCCCTGGCGGGCCGGGAGCTCCGCCTCACCCGCCGGGAGTTCGACCTCCTGGCCTTCCTCGCCCACCACACCGGCCAGGTCGTCTCCAAACGGCGGCTGCTGACCGAGGTCTGGCGCGAGCCGTACGTGGACGACCAGACCGTCGACGTGCACCTGTCGTCCCTGCGCCGCAAGCTCGGCGAACGCGCGGCGGCGCCGCGCTACCTGCTGACCGTCCGCGGCGTCGGCATCAAGCTGGTGGCGCCGCGGTGA
- a CDS encoding cytochrome c biogenesis CcdA family protein gives MTTFTGVSLAAADAPSLLHGTLAVAAPVAFFAGLVSFLSPCVLPLVPGYLSYVTSLSVSDLADARGGQRSRMAAGAVLFVLGFTAVLVSGGALFGYFGRTLLAHQEVVTQVLGVFTVLMGLSFMGLLPGFTQREFRSHRRPVLGLAGAPVLGAVFAVGWTPCIGPTLAAVQALAWSEASAARGALLMASYCLGLGLPFILAAVAFRRALGAFGLVKRHYQWVLRIGGGMLVLVGMALATGVWNDLVYRLQLWSADFTAAV, from the coding sequence ATGACGACGTTCACGGGCGTGTCCCTCGCCGCCGCGGACGCTCCCTCCCTGCTCCACGGGACGCTGGCCGTCGCCGCTCCCGTGGCGTTCTTCGCGGGACTCGTCTCCTTCCTCTCGCCGTGCGTACTGCCGCTCGTGCCGGGCTACCTCAGCTACGTGACCAGCCTGTCGGTCTCCGACCTGGCGGACGCCCGCGGCGGGCAGCGCAGCCGCATGGCGGCCGGCGCGGTGCTGTTCGTCCTGGGGTTCACGGCTGTCCTCGTCTCCGGAGGCGCCCTGTTCGGGTACTTCGGCCGTACCCTGCTGGCCCACCAGGAGGTGGTCACCCAGGTGCTCGGCGTCTTCACCGTGCTGATGGGGCTGTCCTTCATGGGCCTCCTGCCGGGCTTCACGCAGCGGGAGTTCCGCAGCCACCGGCGGCCCGTGCTCGGGCTGGCGGGCGCACCCGTGCTGGGGGCGGTGTTCGCGGTCGGGTGGACCCCGTGCATCGGCCCGACGCTGGCCGCCGTACAGGCGCTCGCCTGGAGCGAGGCGAGCGCGGCCCGCGGAGCCCTGCTGATGGCCTCCTACTGCCTCGGGCTGGGCCTGCCCTTCATCCTGGCCGCCGTGGCCTTCCGCCGGGCCCTGGGCGCCTTCGGCCTGGTCAAACGCCACTACCAGTGGGTCCTGCGGATCGGCGGCGGGATGCTCGTGCTCGTCGGCATGGCTCTGGCCACCGGCGTGTGGAACGACCTGGTGTACCGGCTGCAGTTGTGGAGTGCGGACTTCACCGCGGCCGTCTAG
- a CDS encoding TlpA family protein disulfide reductase, with product MRRPVLRPAALAGIGLVVAAAGCVFAASGGAGAAADADRAGASAGPASGAVRAAAAATVVESGARPAAPALAGDDLDGKPVSLAEFRGEVVVLNVWGSWCGPCRAEVDDLERLSAQTRAEGVRFLGINTRDRDRAAAQGFVRAHGLGFPSLHDPAGELLLRFPPEILNPQAIPSTLVIDRRGRIAVSIGGAVTDEQLRPLLARVAEEGP from the coding sequence ATGAGGCGACCGGTTCTGCGGCCCGCCGCCCTGGCCGGAATCGGCCTCGTGGTGGCGGCCGCCGGCTGTGTCTTCGCCGCCTCCGGCGGGGCCGGCGCCGCAGCCGACGCCGACCGAGCCGGGGCGTCGGCCGGACCGGCGAGCGGCGCGGTCAGGGCCGCGGCCGCCGCCACGGTCGTGGAGTCGGGCGCCCGGCCGGCCGCGCCCGCGCTGGCGGGCGACGACCTGGACGGAAAGCCGGTCAGCCTCGCCGAGTTCCGTGGCGAGGTCGTCGTGCTCAACGTCTGGGGGTCGTGGTGCGGACCTTGCCGGGCGGAGGTCGACGACCTCGAAAGGCTCAGCGCGCAGACCCGTGCCGAGGGGGTCCGGTTCCTCGGGATCAACACCCGCGACCGCGACCGCGCGGCGGCGCAGGGCTTCGTACGGGCGCACGGCCTCGGATTTCCCAGCCTCCACGATCCCGCCGGAGAGCTCCTGCTCCGCTTTCCTCCCGAGATCCTCAACCCGCAGGCGATTCCCTCGACCCTCGTGATCGACCGCCGAGGACGCATCGCCGTCAGCATCGGGGGCGCGGTCACCGACGAGCAGCTGAGGCCCCTGCTCGCGCGCGTGGCGGAGGAGGGGCCATGA
- a CDS encoding thioredoxin family protein, with product MSSRILRPVRAGRSTTRPGSATLLGVRLPLVAAAVVAAGLTTACGPSSQPVGASSPSVAGQSSQALATGTESASASASADASPTAPASPSASASTPSGSSPTPSRAQTSAAPKPPRTSAAPAPVRVPGPGYDSSADAQKLIDAALSAAKADGRTVLLDFGANWCGNCRAADKVFAQPQTAAILGASYHLVKIDIGGNSSANSALLRKYSPSGGTYKMPVLVVVSPSGTVRTDTHATGNPALTSEGINSFLRQWAS from the coding sequence ATGAGTTCTCGCATACTCCGACCCGTCCGTGCCGGCCGCAGCACCACCCGGCCCGGCTCCGCCACGCTCCTCGGGGTGCGGCTGCCGCTGGTGGCCGCGGCCGTGGTCGCCGCGGGGCTGACCACCGCGTGCGGACCGTCCTCCCAGCCCGTCGGCGCCTCCTCGCCGTCCGTGGCCGGTCAGTCGTCGCAGGCCCTCGCCACCGGGACGGAGTCCGCTTCCGCTTCCGCCTCCGCCGATGCCTCCCCGACCGCCCCGGCCTCGCCGTCGGCGTCCGCCAGTACCCCGTCCGGCTCCTCGCCGACCCCCTCGCGCGCCCAGACCTCGGCCGCCCCCAAACCGCCGCGTACGTCCGCCGCTCCCGCGCCGGTACGGGTACCCGGACCCGGCTACGACAGTTCGGCCGACGCGCAGAAGCTGATCGACGCGGCTCTGAGCGCGGCCAAGGCCGACGGGAGGACGGTGCTGCTCGACTTCGGCGCCAACTGGTGCGGCAACTGCAGGGCGGCCGACAAGGTGTTCGCCCAGCCGCAGACCGCGGCGATCCTCGGGGCCTCGTACCACCTGGTCAAGATCGACATCGGCGGCAACAGCTCCGCCAACTCCGCGCTCCTGCGCAAGTACAGCCCCTCCGGCGGCACCTACAAGATGCCCGTCCTGGTCGTCGTCTCGCCGTCCGGCACGGTGCGCACCGACACCCACGCCACGGGCAATCCCGCCCTGACCTCGGAGGGGATCAATTCCTTCCTGCGTCAGTGGGCGTCATGA
- a CDS encoding CAP domain-containing protein: MRTRIVLSLTAAAATVAVGVAVADSDGGARVDRRADGATGPKSGTAATGGAEATATPSPPLPTLTADAASATGAMPSSTPGADATGSAAPAKSEAQESSPATSAPPKTSKPARTSAGTTTGGGSGGSGGSSGGGSSDSESAVLALVNKERAAAGCGPLAVNAKLSAAARSYSDTMARSGVMSHTGPDGSTMTSRVEAAGYGWSRLGENIARGQSDADAVMNAWMNSPGHKANILNCSFKEIGIGVHKGDGGPWWTQDFGTSK, from the coding sequence GTGCGCACGCGCATCGTGCTGTCCCTGACCGCGGCGGCCGCGACGGTGGCGGTCGGGGTCGCGGTGGCCGATTCCGACGGCGGTGCGCGCGTGGACCGGCGGGCCGACGGCGCCACCGGGCCGAAGTCCGGGACGGCTGCCACCGGTGGCGCGGAGGCGACGGCGACCCCCTCTCCTCCGCTCCCGACGCTCACCGCCGACGCCGCCTCCGCGACGGGCGCGATGCCGTCGTCGACGCCCGGCGCCGACGCCACGGGATCCGCCGCTCCCGCGAAGTCCGAGGCGCAGGAGAGCAGCCCGGCCACCTCGGCGCCGCCCAAGACCAGCAAGCCCGCGCGGACGTCCGCCGGGACCACCACAGGCGGCGGTTCCGGGGGTTCGGGCGGCTCCTCCGGCGGTGGCTCCAGCGACTCCGAGTCCGCGGTCCTCGCCCTGGTCAACAAGGAGCGGGCCGCGGCGGGATGCGGTCCCCTGGCCGTGAACGCCAAGCTGAGCGCCGCGGCACGGTCGTACAGCGACACCATGGCCCGCAGCGGGGTCATGTCCCACACCGGCCCCGACGGGTCCACCATGACCTCCCGCGTGGAGGCCGCCGGATACGGCTGGTCCCGCCTCGGCGAGAACATTGCCCGCGGCCAGTCGGACGCCGACGCGGTCATGAACGCGTGGATGAACAGCCCCGGCCACAAGGCCAACATCCTCAACTGCTCCTTCAAGGAGATCGGCATAGGCGTCCACAAGGGCGACGGCGGCCCCTGGTGGACGCAGGACTTCGGGACGTCGAAGTAG
- a CDS encoding NucA/NucB deoxyribonuclease domain-containing protein, giving the protein MATPAAAAPEPNDSGSDRLAITLGTPEKTTTLTDTDGDVSTQALDCAEGFIRLTRTESCSNMKIPVIYTVNGTPAGTATLHSKVTSTLDPRNRYASKYKVELRLTDPSSWAGWLTNGRVGFECNHCDVAESGEQFLFPNQTRTYEFTVSSPGRDLVKDSVRPYATLDAPRHDEGSALIGETFRPRCDSTARITPVRTGGCVYPDVAAVWLLDTANPRVDAVAWHVDWAQRNLDQPWGKPGTRYPLHRTFDDTVIDANRETACGRDVPRPPPGSGLSCDEYPFAQSLEGASRNPDYSCHFLDERDNSREGSLRKASLNGQRVLEGDAFYVRVLKSAGAVAPPEAMGPVGCGRD; this is encoded by the coding sequence GTGGCCACACCCGCAGCCGCCGCGCCCGAACCGAACGACTCCGGATCGGATCGGCTCGCCATCACGCTGGGCACGCCGGAGAAGACGACCACCCTCACGGACACCGACGGCGACGTGAGCACCCAGGCCCTCGACTGTGCCGAAGGGTTCATCCGGCTCACGCGTACCGAGTCGTGCTCGAACATGAAGATACCGGTGATCTACACCGTCAACGGGACACCCGCCGGGACGGCGACCCTGCATTCCAAGGTCACGTCCACGCTCGACCCGCGCAACCGGTACGCGTCGAAGTACAAGGTGGAACTGCGGCTGACGGACCCGTCCTCCTGGGCGGGTTGGCTGACCAACGGCCGGGTCGGCTTCGAGTGCAACCACTGCGACGTGGCCGAGTCGGGTGAGCAGTTCCTGTTCCCGAACCAGACGCGGACGTACGAGTTCACCGTCTCGTCGCCGGGCCGGGACCTGGTCAAGGACAGCGTCCGCCCGTACGCCACCCTGGACGCGCCCCGTCACGACGAGGGCAGCGCGCTCATTGGGGAGACGTTCCGGCCGCGCTGCGACAGCACCGCCCGGATCACGCCCGTCCGGACCGGCGGCTGCGTGTACCCCGACGTCGCGGCCGTGTGGCTGCTGGACACGGCCAACCCGAGGGTCGACGCCGTGGCCTGGCACGTCGACTGGGCGCAGCGCAATCTCGACCAGCCGTGGGGGAAGCCCGGTACCCGGTACCCGCTGCACCGCACGTTCGACGACACGGTCATCGACGCGAACCGCGAGACGGCCTGCGGCCGCGACGTGCCCCGGCCCCCGCCGGGCAGCGGACTGTCCTGTGACGAGTACCCCTTCGCCCAGTCGCTGGAGGGCGCGAGCCGGAACCCGGACTACTCCTGCCACTTCCTCGACGAGCGGGACAACTCCCGTGAGGGCAGCCTGCGCAAGGCGTCGCTGAACGGCCAGCGGGTGCTGGAGGGCGACGCGTTCTACGTCCGTGTCCTGAAGTCCGCGGGCGCGGTGGCGCCGCCCGAGGCGATGGGGCCGGTGGGCTGCGGCAGGGACTGA
- a CDS encoding 3-hydroxybutyrate dehydrogenase: MTSSTTPASARTAGVDLAGRSALVTGAGSGIGRACATALASAGARVHVVDIDARAAASVAEEIGGHPHVVDLARRDLVEELPADIDILVNNAGLQHVAPLTDFPPDRFEHLQRVMVHAPFLLLRRTLPHMRARGWGRIVNISSVHGLRASAFKAGYVTAKHALEGLSKVAALEGAPHGITSNCVSPGYVRTPLVEQQIAAQAAAHGIDPEQVVGEVMLSRSAIKRLIEPEEVAAVAVWLCGPHTGYLTGASIPVDGGWTAA, encoded by the coding sequence ATGACGAGCTCAACCACTCCCGCGTCCGCCCGGACGGCAGGTGTCGACCTGGCGGGCCGCAGCGCCCTGGTGACCGGCGCCGGCAGCGGCATCGGGCGCGCCTGCGCCACAGCCCTCGCCTCGGCCGGGGCCCGCGTGCACGTCGTGGACATCGACGCCCGGGCGGCCGCGTCCGTCGCCGAGGAGATCGGTGGCCACCCCCACGTCGTGGACCTGGCCCGCCGGGACCTCGTGGAGGAACTGCCCGCCGACATCGACATCCTGGTCAACAACGCCGGCCTGCAGCACGTGGCTCCCCTGACCGATTTCCCGCCGGACCGGTTCGAACACCTCCAGAGGGTGATGGTCCACGCCCCCTTCCTCCTGCTCCGCCGGACCCTGCCGCACATGCGCGCACGAGGCTGGGGGCGGATCGTCAACATCTCCAGCGTCCACGGTCTGCGGGCCAGCGCGTTCAAGGCCGGATACGTGACCGCCAAGCACGCCCTCGAAGGGCTGAGCAAGGTCGCGGCCCTCGAAGGCGCTCCCCACGGCATCACCAGCAACTGCGTCAGCCCTGGCTACGTACGCACGCCCCTGGTGGAACAGCAGATCGCGGCGCAGGCCGCCGCTCACGGCATCGACCCCGAGCAGGTGGTCGGCGAGGTGATGCTCAGCCGCTCCGCGATCAAGCGGCTGATCGAACCGGAGGAGGTCGCCGCCGTCGCCGTATGGCTCTGCGGACCGCACACCGGCTACCTCACCGGCGCCTCGATCCCCGTGGACGGCGGTTGGACGGCCGCCTGA